Proteins from a single region of Macrobrachium nipponense isolate FS-2020 chromosome 11, ASM1510439v2, whole genome shotgun sequence:
- the LOC135207680 gene encoding uncharacterized protein LOC135207680: MYLKEEVANQLDMNLEKDEEIEKLKGEVIKIGKAIEGLENEVIELMEDNEKRKTKMEKEIKDLKEESMNLQSLNMVKDEENENLKKEIIEIGKAIEGLENEVIELIEDNEKRKAKMEKEITDLKVELIYLQDMNLEKDKEIETFKKEELEFVATIEALENEVFESMKENQKRKTDMKEVMNNLKELMKDYDMNMEKDIE, from the coding sequence atgtaCCTGAAAGAAGAGGTCGCTAACCAGCTGGATATGAATTTAGAAAAGGACGAGGAGATTGAAAAATTGAAAGGAGAGGTAATTAAAATTGGAAAGGCAATTGAAGGTCTGGAAAATGAGGTCATCGAGTTGATGGAGGATAATGAGAAGAGGAAAActaagatggaaaaggaaataaaggaccTCAAAGAAGAGTCGATGAACCTCCAATCACTGAACATGGTAAAGGACGAGGagaatgaaaatttgaaaaaagaaataattgaaattgGAAAGGCAATAGAAGGTCTGGAAAATGAGGTCATCGAGTTAATAGAGGACAATGAGAAGAGGAAAgctaagatggaaaaagaaataacagaCCTCAAAGTAGAATTAATTTACCTGCAGGATATGAATTTGGAGAAGGACAAGGAGATTGAAACATTCAAAAAGGAAGAATTGGAATTTGTAGCGACAATTGAAGCTCTGGAAAATGAGGTATTCGAGTCGATGAAGGAGAATCAGAAAAGGAAAACAGATATGAAAGAGGTAATGAACAACCTCAAAGAGTTGATGAAAGATTACGATATGAATATGGAAAAAGATATAGAATAA
- the LOC135209556 gene encoding cingulin-like, whose translation MSLLRQIANICGCGERSSDIIDDTRGYGIPRSNIFNDNCSYAFRHSNIILKLALFLGTVFTLYNIGRKILSLWNGTPELTSPDVSEVIQNTIDIPEDINNAVSTLKEVYDKNLETVEVEMELVRSENSRLRATLLEKENLFDQMTENIDSLRRRVIQDFEGRMNRLDYERSQLRMEQLERSREAEEFQHIIGRLEEQVQALTEDNRKLETENVDKDKVMENLQESNMQCEAMKNGLQQEVRNLSRQNSEMEINVADLTKEKTELEEKMADLGKKFEKEVHDLEQRLSHHQDIIIEKDLEIERLNKEATEKAEMIEELKKQVQSLVEGKKELKIEMEGNIDRLMLEFNNLHTKKDIQIEKCKQDVIEKEEKIEDLENIVQNLLEENKNIKNEMECKVNGLSQELRRQQDLNKEETEKFEIDILEFRQTIGGLESEVVSLLKEKESLKIETEKEMNDLISAKMEKEEKLELFRKEVIACGQTIEGLESEVVSLLKEKESLKIEMEKETNHLISVNMEKEEKLELFKKEVIACGQTIEGLESEVVSLLKEKESLKIEMEKEIMDLKEEMTNLQDMNLERDMEIEKFKREVIENGEIVEVLENEIVSLMKEKDSLKIEMEKEITDLISLNKEKEERLEQFKTEVIDCEQTIESLENGL comes from the coding sequence ATGTCTTTGCTTCGGCAAATTGCTAATATTTGTGGCTGTGGCGAACGTAGTAGTGATATTATTGATGATACTCGTGGCTACGGGATTCCCCGTAGTAATATCTTCAATGATAATTGTAGCTACGCGTTTCgtcatagtaatattattttaaaattggctctgttcctcggaacagtgtTTACTCTTTATAATATCGGACGGAAGATCTTATCTTTGTGGAATGGAACGCCTGAACTGACGTCACCCGACGTCAGTGAAGTCATCCAAAACACCATTGATATCCCTGAGGACATTAACAACGCTGTATCGACTTTGAAGGAAGTTTACGACAAGAACTTGGAAACTGTCGAAGTGGAAATGGAACTGGTTCGAAGCGAAAACTCTCGTCTGCGAGCGACGTTGCTCGAGAAGGAAAATTTGTTTGACCAAATGACTGAAAACATCGACAGTTTGAGACGAAGAGTTATCCAGGATTTCGAAGGAAGAATGAACAGACTGGATTATGAAAGAAGTCAGTTGAGAATGGAACAACTGGAACGATCTCGAGAGGCCGAAGAATTTCAACATATAATTGGCCGTCTTGAAGAGCAGGTCCAGGCTTTGACAGAAgacaacaggaaactggagaccGAAAATGTCGACAAGGATAAAGTGATGGAAAATCTCCAAGAAAGCAACATGCAGTGTGAAGCGATGAAGAATGGTTTGCAGCAAGAGGTCAGGAATCTCAGCCGACAGAACTCTGAAATGGAGATAAATGTGGCCGATCTGACGAAAGAAAAGACTGAGCTGGAAGAAAAGATGGCAGATTTgggaaagaaatttgaaaaggaagttCATGACCTCGAGCAGAGGCTGAGTCACCATCAAGATATAATTATAGAAAAGGACTTAGAGATTGAAAGGCTTAACAAAGAGGCGACAGAAAAGGCAGAGATGATAGAAGAGCTGAAAAAACAAGTCCAAAGTTTAGTTGAGGGAAAAAAGGAACTTAAAATCGAAATGGAAGGCAACATTGATCGTCTTATGCTTGAGTTCAATAATCTTCATACGAAAAAGGATATCCAGATAGAAAAGTGTAAGCAAGACGTgatagaaaaggaagaaaaaattgaagatctGGAGAATATTGTGCAGAATTTACtcgaagaaaacaagaatattaaaaatgaaatggaatgcaAAGTAAATGGCCTTAGTCAAGAGCTCAGAAGACAGCAGGATCTCAATAAGGAGGAGACTGAAAAGTTTGAAATAGACATATTAGAATTTAGACAAACGATTGGAGGTCTGGAAAGTGAGGTCGTCTCCTtgttgaaagaaaaggaaagcctGAAGATTGAAACGGAAAAGGAAATGAACGACCTCATATCTGcgaaaatggaaaaggaagagaAGCTGGAACTATTTAGAAAAGAAGTCATTGCTTGTGGACAAACGATTGAAGGCCTGGAAAGTGAAGTCGTCTCCTtgttgaaagaaaaggaaagcctGAAGattgaaatggaaaaggaaacGAACCACCTCATATCTGTGAATATGGAAAAGGAAGAGAAGCTGGaactatttaaaaaagaagtcATTGCTTGTGGACAAACGATTGAAGGTCTGGAAAGTGAGGTCGTCTCCTtgttgaaagaaaaggaaagcctGAAGATTGAAATGGAGAAGGAAATAATGGACCTGAAAGAAGAGATGACTAATCTGCAGGATATGAATTTGGAAAGGGACATGGAGattgaaaaatttaaaagggAGGTAATTGAAAATGGAGAAATAGTTGAAGTTCTGGAAAATGAGATCGTCTCCTTAATGAAAGAAAAGGACAGCCTGaaaattgaaatggaaaaagaaataacagaCCTAATATCTCTGAATAAGGAAAAGGAAGAGCGGCTAGAACAATTTAAAACAGAAGTCATTGATTGTGAACAAACGATTGAAAGTCTGGAAAATGGGTTGTGA